The following are encoded together in the Candidatus Methylomirabilis oxygeniifera genome:
- a CDS encoding putative glycine betaine/carnitine/choline ABC transporter (permease and substrate binding protein) (Evidence 3 : Function proposed based on presence of conserved amino acid motif, structural feature or limited homology; PubMedId : 10216873; Product type pt : putative transporter) — protein MNLLNFWIAHRADMLSAIAQHLLLTLVATAAAIAIAVPLGIVATRRPRLGAVLLTFANIAQTVPSLAMFGFLVALPLIGGVGTRSALLVLILYALLPVMRNTVAGIQGIDRAARDAGVALGMTPQQLLLQVELPLAMPTMVAGVRVAAVVGVGAATIAAAIGAGGLGDYIFRGLSMTEPTLILAGAVPAALLALVVDGSLGWLERALTPGAARSQRVTVRTLTVAGIALTLIVMGGYAVSGRWDSRVIIGSKNFSEQVILGELLAQVIEQTTDLSVERRLNLGGTFISDQALQSGAIDAYVEYTGTALTAIFHQPVLRDHADVLERVTAAYAATGRTVLSPLGFNNTFAILIRAADAQRLNLTTISDAAPHTPGWKAAFGYEFLEREDGYKGLVRTYGLRFAETPHVMDLTLSYRALAGGSVDLIAGEATSGLIKGLDLTMLEDDRRYFPPYHAIPVVRTETLADYPELRTAIERLAGRISETSMRRMNYDVDVSHRDVAVVAREFLDTVLQAP, from the coding sequence GTGAATCTGCTTAACTTCTGGATCGCTCATCGGGCCGACATGCTGAGCGCCATCGCTCAGCATCTGCTGCTCACGCTGGTCGCGACTGCGGCGGCGATCGCCATCGCGGTGCCGCTTGGGATCGTGGCGACACGACGTCCTCGGCTGGGTGCGGTGCTGCTGACCTTCGCCAATATCGCGCAGACGGTGCCTAGCCTCGCCATGTTCGGGTTTCTGGTTGCGCTGCCCCTTATTGGAGGGGTCGGTACCCGAAGCGCGCTGCTCGTACTCATCCTGTATGCGCTGCTGCCGGTCATGCGCAATACGGTCGCGGGCATTCAGGGGATCGATCGGGCTGCGCGGGATGCGGGTGTGGCCCTGGGGATGACGCCGCAACAGTTGCTGCTGCAGGTCGAGTTGCCGCTCGCGATGCCCACGATGGTGGCGGGGGTGCGGGTGGCGGCGGTGGTCGGCGTGGGGGCGGCGACGATTGCCGCTGCCATTGGCGCGGGAGGGCTCGGCGACTATATCTTCCGGGGTCTCTCCATGACCGAGCCGACCCTGATCCTTGCGGGTGCGGTGCCGGCCGCGCTCCTGGCCCTTGTGGTGGACGGCTCGCTCGGATGGCTGGAGCGCGCCTTGACGCCTGGGGCCGCCAGATCGCAGCGTGTGACGGTCCGCACACTGACGGTCGCCGGTATTGCGTTGACCCTGATCGTCATGGGCGGCTATGCCGTCTCTGGGCGCTGGGACTCTCGGGTCATCATCGGATCGAAGAATTTTTCAGAACAGGTGATTCTCGGCGAACTGTTGGCCCAGGTGATCGAGCAGACGACCGATCTCAGCGTCGAACGCCGCCTCAATCTGGGCGGCACGTTTATCAGCGATCAGGCGCTGCAGTCCGGCGCCATTGATGCCTACGTTGAGTATACGGGAACGGCCCTGACCGCGATTTTCCATCAGCCGGTGTTGCGGGATCATGCGGACGTGCTTGAGCGCGTCACCGCAGCCTATGCGGCGACCGGCCGTACGGTGCTGTCGCCGCTCGGCTTCAACAACACCTTTGCGATCCTCATCCGTGCGGCAGACGCGCAGCGCCTCAACCTTACAACGATCAGCGATGCGGCGCCGCATACACCGGGCTGGAAGGCTGCCTTCGGATATGAATTCCTGGAACGCGAGGACGGCTATAAGGGACTGGTGCGGACCTACGGGCTGCGATTCGCCGAGACGCCGCATGTGATGGATCTCACGCTGAGCTATCGGGCGCTCGCCGGCGGCTCCGTCGATCTGATCGCCGGAGAGGCGACCAGTGGGCTGATCAAGGGTCTCGATCTGACCATGCTCGAGGATGACCGGCGCTATTTCCCGCCCTACCATGCCATCCCCGTCGTGCGAACCGAGACGTTGGCCGATTATCCGGAGCTTCGAACGGCCATCGAGCGACTGGCCGGACGGATTTCAGAGACTTCGATGCGCCGGATGAACTATGATGTGGATGTCAGTCACCGCGATGTCGCAGTGGTCGCGCGGGAGTTCCTCGATACGGTTCTTCAAGCGCCGTAG
- a CDS encoding putative Glycine betaine/carnitine/choline ABC transporter (ATP-binding protein) (Evidence 3 : Function proposed based on presence of conserved amino acid motif, structural feature or limited homology; PubMedId : 10216873; Product type pt : putative transporter), with product MNDLSVIEFARVHYRAPGGAVILDDVSFTVERGTVLVLVGRSGVGKTTILRLINHLLVPSAGEVRVEGRATSEWDPIALRRRTGYVLQEVGLFPHMTIGRNVGVVPHLNGWPEARIDARCRELLELVGLDPPTFEGRFPHELSGGQRQRVGFARALAADPPVILMDEPFGALDPLTRAELHREFRRIQEQLHKTVVMVSHDMGEAFALATRLGVLDQGRLVALDTPEAVARTGDPRIRMFLDAMPPVPVVASESA from the coding sequence ATGAATGACCTGTCTGTGATTGAGTTTGCGCGCGTGCATTACCGAGCCCCAGGCGGCGCGGTGATTCTTGATGATGTCAGCTTCACCGTAGAGCGCGGCACGGTGCTGGTCCTTGTGGGCCGGAGCGGCGTCGGGAAGACGACTATTCTTCGGCTGATCAACCATCTCCTCGTCCCGAGTGCCGGCGAGGTTCGGGTCGAGGGCCGGGCGACATCCGAGTGGGACCCGATCGCCTTACGCCGCCGAACCGGCTATGTCCTGCAGGAGGTCGGCCTGTTTCCACACATGACCATCGGCCGTAACGTCGGGGTTGTGCCGCACCTGAACGGGTGGCCGGAAGCTCGTATCGATGCGCGCTGCCGGGAGCTGTTGGAGCTTGTCGGGCTTGATCCCCCAACCTTTGAGGGGCGATTTCCCCACGAGCTTTCAGGCGGGCAGCGCCAACGAGTGGGATTCGCCAGGGCGCTTGCCGCCGACCCCCCAGTCATCCTGATGGATGAGCCGTTCGGCGCGCTCGATCCGCTGACGCGAGCCGAACTGCATCGCGAGTTCCGCCGCATCCAGGAACAGCTTCACAAAACCGTCGTCATGGTATCGCACGACATGGGTGAAGCGTTTGCGCTTGCCACCCGACTTGGCGTCCTGGATCAGGGACGCCTCGTCGCCCTCGATACGCCGGAGGCGGTCGCCCGCACGGGCGATCCGAGGATTCGGATGTTCCTCGACGCCATGCCGCCGGTACCGGTTGTCGCCAGTGAATCTGCTTAA